One Brassica oleracea var. oleracea cultivar TO1000 chromosome C7, BOL, whole genome shotgun sequence genomic window carries:
- the LOC106303081 gene encoding uncharacterized protein LOC106303081 produces MDEIRSANADLSEYLEDADVSLWSRVHYQGDMYNLKTSNIAESINSALKRVRGFPIQFLLEFIREKLRRWYWKRRGDALSLTTQHSRGVEHLLAVREEIAYTLRVQQIDGLKFFVKGGNRDCNVDLESVVVVSIKSRKYLALML; encoded by the coding sequence ATGGATGAGATACGGAGTGCAAATGCGGATCTTTCCGAGTATCTAGAGGATGCCGATGTGAGCCTATGGTCAAGGGTTCATTATCAGGGAGACATGTACAACTTAAAAACGAGCAATATCGCTGAATCAATTAATTCCGCACTGAAGCGAGTAAGAGGATTTCCTATTCAGTTTCTGCTGGAGTTCATAAGGGAGAAGCTACGAAGGTGGTATTGGAAAAGGAGAGGAGATGCTTTGAGTCTTACAACTCAACATAGTCGGGGTGTTGAACACTTGCTTGCTGTTCGAGAGGAGATCGCGTACACTCTGAGAGTCCAACAAATTGATGGATTGAAGTTCTTTGTGAAAGGTGGAAATAGGGACTGTAATGTTGATCTGGAAAGTGTGGTTGTGGTGTCTATCAAGTCGAGAAAATACCTTGCTCTCATGCTATAG
- the LOC106301593 gene encoding protein PHYTOCHROME KINASE SUBSTRATE 1-like: MVILTPSSSSTPKTSFDFTKNTNNHSLSVPVPSSSSSSSSPFSYLRSKEEAVITTKKLIEPCEPLNMRKEDQELGHKTNKVKKAPEDPEIGVFGAEKYFNGDMDSDQSSSVLSLTNPEVERFVVESKQSEKRSTGTPSVRSDSSWNSQSILLQNKLVNSCNSSLQEKKHNSDQIPKVNNSKKSFISNLRCKCVCSDGNSVDVDDKISVKIQKQEELVQRKSPEVFGSPLNIDKRVFVQKKLTVPQWESRIEEEDTKSNSSSDLFEIENLTRKPKPILGRQGSDPASPTCYAPSEVSIEWSIVTASAADFSVMSECATSPVRRNRSSQIPQIPTNSYIDKNAPQRQKSSSSGRGGFLSCKSHKSVMVSSDSDKRSSMNKTSMSYVPRFPMETT; this comes from the coding sequence ATGGTGATCTTAACACCATCATCTTCTTCAACACCAAAAACATCTTTTGATTTCACTAAGAACACCAACAATCACAGTCTCAGTGTCCCTGTCCCGTCTTCTTCTTCTTCTTCTTCTTCTCCTTTTTCTTACTTGAGAAGCAAGGAAGAAGCTGTTATCACAACCAAGAAGCTCATAGAACCCTGCGAACCCCTAAACATGAGAAAAGAAGATCAAGAGCTTGGCCATAAGACGAACAAAGTGAAGAAAGCTCCGGAAGATCCAGAGATTGGTGTGTTTGGAGCTGAGAAGTACTTCAACGGAGACATGGATTCAGACCAGAGTTCTAGTGTTCTGTCTCTGACTAACCCAGAAGTTGAGAGATTCGTTGTTGAATCGAAGCAGAGCGAGAAGAGGTCTACTGGAACTCCGAGTGTCCGCTCTGACTCAAGCTGGAATAGTCAGAGCATATTGCTTCAGAACAAATTGGTTAATAGCTGCAACAGTTCCTTGCAGGAGAAGAAACACAATAGTGATCAGATTCCAAAGGTGAACAACAGTAAGAAGAGTTTTATCTCGAACCTAAGGTGTAAATGCGTGTGTTCTGATGGGAACTCAGTCGATGTCGATGATAAGATCTCAGTTAAGATTCAAAAGCAAGAAGAGTTGGTGCAGAGGAAGTCTCCTGAAGTGTTTGGTTCCCCTCTAAATATTGATAAGAGGGTTTTTGTTCAGAAGAAGCTCACAGTTCCTCAATGGGAATCAAGAATAGAGGAAGAAGACACAAAGAGTAATTCAAGCTCGGATCTTTTCGAGATAGAAAATCTTACACGGAAACCAAAACCTATTCTTGGAAGGCAAGGAAGCGATCCGGCTTCACCTACATGTTATGCTCCAAGTGAAGTTAGCATAGAGTGGAGCATAGTGACAGCAAGTGCAGCTGATTTCTCAGTTATGTCAGAATGTGCAACAAGCCCTGTAAGAAGAAACCGATCTTCACAGATTCCTCAGATCCCTACTAATAGTTACATCGATAAAAACGCACCGCAGAGGCAGAAATCAAGTAGCAGCGGAAGGGGTGGTTTCTTGAGCTGCAAGAGTCATAAATCTGTTATGGTTTCTAGTGATTCAGACAAAAGAAGTAGCATGAACAAGACGTCCATGAGTTATGTTCCGAGATTCCCAATGGAGACTACTTAA
- the LOC106304948 gene encoding uncharacterized protein LOC106304948, protein MIGLSTESSHMVVNVDGLMPPVPSPPVNAEVENIREESTVVVNDKAIDISDDEGQENEPLIASAECRICQDECPIKTLESPCACSGSLKYAHRKCVQRWCNEKGNIICEICHQPYQPGYTAPPPSPQPEETTIDIGGGWTISGLDLHDPRLLPIAEAERRYLESEYVEYTASSASGAAFCRSAALILMALLLLRHALTITSDDGEDEDDPSNILSLVLLRAAGFLLPCYIMAWAISILQHRRQRQEAAALATQFALVLQSGQPRTVHFTVAPEPPSPSMATATTSTQQPEEPV, encoded by the exons ATGATAGGTTTGTCAACAGAGAGCAGTCACATGGTGGTCAATGTAGATGGACTTATGCCACCGGTGCCATCTCCGCCAGTTAATGCGGAGGTCGAAAATATAAGAGAAGAGTCGACGGTGGTGGTTAATGATAAGGCAATTGATATTTCAGATGACGAGGGTCAGGAGAATGAGCCGCTCATTGCTTCTGCGGAGTGTCGTATTTGTCAGGACGAGTGCCCTATCAAGACTCTCGAGAGCCCTTGTGCTTGCAGTGGTAGCCTCAAG TATGCTCACAGAAAATGTGTTCAGCGTTGGTGCAATGAAAAGGGAAACATCATATGCGAAATTTGCCATCAG CCTTACCAACCTGGATACACCGCTCCACCACCTTCTCCTCAGCCTGAAGAAACCACTATTGACATTGG TGGAGGATGGACAATCTCAGGTTTGGATTTGCATGATCCTCGCCTTCTTCCCATTGCAGAAGCTGAACGTCGCTATTTAGAGTCTGAATACGTTGAATATACTGCTTCAAGTGCCAGTGGAGCTGCCTTTTGTCGCTCAGCTGCCCTAATA TTAATGGCACTTCTTCTCTTACGTCATGCATTGACCATAACAAGCGATGATGGAGAAGACGAGGATGACCCATCTAACATACTATCT CTCGTCTTGCTCCGAGCTGCTGGATTTCTTCTTCCTTGCTATATCATGGCTTGGGCGATCAGTATCCTACAACACCGAAGGCAAAGGCAG GAAGCTGCAGCTTTGGCTACACAGTTTGCATTGGTGCTTCAGTCAGGTCAACCTAGAACAGTTCACTTCACGGTGGCACCAGAACCACCATCACCCTCCATGGCTACTGCAACTACGTCTACACAACAACCTGAAGAGCCAGTCTGA